In the genome of Leeuwenhoekiella sp. MAR_2009_132, one region contains:
- a CDS encoding NAD-dependent epimerase/dehydratase family protein, producing MILVTGGTGLVGSHLMYELIAQGETKLRATYRTIESIEPVRDLFKWKAKENTKQAALLFKHIEWVEADVTDIPALTEAFDDITFVYHCAALISFNPRDFERLQKINVEGTANVINLCIKNKVTKVCYVSSVAALGNSKGAITEETHWEANKENSVYSISKFASEMQVWRGTQEGLDVVIVNPGIILGEGFYKQGSGVFFKKIKKGLDYMVPGSSGFVDVLDVVNAMILLMRSKQVNERYILVGHNLGFKQVFEQIAIALQVALPTKKVKNWQLELAWRLDWVASLFGKKRRLFRTTARSAYTQVIYDTTKIKNQLAFKYTPLEETINRIANHFNRQ from the coding sequence ATGATTTTAGTAACTGGAGGAACAGGCTTAGTTGGCTCGCATTTAATGTATGAATTGATCGCTCAGGGCGAAACAAAACTACGTGCTACCTATAGAACAATTGAAAGTATTGAGCCGGTGCGCGATTTATTTAAATGGAAAGCTAAAGAGAATACAAAACAGGCAGCGTTACTTTTTAAACATATAGAGTGGGTAGAAGCAGACGTTACAGATATTCCTGCGCTTACTGAAGCATTTGATGACATAACCTTTGTGTATCACTGTGCAGCGCTTATATCGTTTAACCCAAGAGATTTTGAAAGGCTACAAAAAATTAATGTAGAAGGTACAGCAAATGTGATTAATCTTTGCATTAAAAATAAGGTTACAAAAGTATGCTATGTGAGTTCTGTGGCAGCCTTAGGTAATTCTAAAGGGGCAATAACAGAAGAGACACACTGGGAAGCTAACAAAGAAAATAGCGTTTACAGCATTAGTAAGTTTGCTTCAGAAATGCAGGTATGGCGAGGCACGCAGGAAGGTCTTGATGTTGTAATTGTTAACCCCGGAATAATTTTAGGTGAAGGGTTCTACAAACAGGGTAGTGGTGTGTTCTTTAAAAAAATTAAAAAGGGTCTTGATTACATGGTCCCGGGTTCTTCTGGTTTTGTAGATGTTTTAGATGTGGTAAATGCAATGATTTTGCTTATGCGGAGCAAGCAAGTAAATGAGCGTTATATTTTAGTAGGTCATAACCTGGGTTTTAAACAGGTATTTGAACAAATTGCAATTGCGTTGCAGGTAGCACTTCCAACTAAAAAGGTAAAAAACTGGCAACTAGAATTAGCCTGGCGTCTCGATTGGGTAGCAAGTCTGTTTGGTAAAAAGCGACGTTTGTTTAGAACTACTGCACGCTCTGCTTATACTCAGGTGATTTATGACACTACAAAAATAAAGAATCAGCTAGCTTTTAAATATACCCCCTTAGAAGAAACGATTAACCGAATTGCCAATCATTTTAATCGCCAATAG